The Lachnospiraceae bacterium oral taxon 500 genome window below encodes:
- a CDS encoding DNA helicase has product MIEQSLICKILEATDLELLNANGVTSEMFLTCKDEVDFITTHYNSYKQMPDKITFLGRFKDFQMLEVTESVDYLVLKLKEAYIYTKLVPIVQETADLVREDSLKAIEYIKAQIENLERAIPVSKNKDGYDIISNAKDRLDDYKKRCEVKGLIGIPTGIDKLDELTNGWMWGEELVVITGRTNIGKTWIGEYFAAMAWKLGHKILFYSGEMSKEMVGFRFDTLNKHFSNMGLLNGAHTLGDKRGTDGGKYLQADYEDYINLLSTQSGFIVVTPDDFGGRKPNADEIKSLAIKHNADMIVVDQLSLMSDKRRAEITRIAYSNIAEDLFLVSKELKKPVLLMAQANREAVKNRKKGESPELHDLAESDGIGQNATRVIALSVIAGTLKLSIKKNRYGMNNKEVLMIWDINTGYLDPLIKTEDNPEVADGKGGTKDYGF; this is encoded by the coding sequence ATGATTGAGCAGAGCTTGATATGTAAAATCTTAGAGGCTACAGACTTAGAGCTGCTCAATGCCAACGGAGTAACCTCTGAAATGTTCCTCACTTGTAAGGATGAGGTAGATTTTATCACTACTCACTATAACAGCTATAAGCAGATGCCAGATAAAATTACATTCTTAGGGCGTTTCAAAGATTTTCAAATGTTAGAGGTAACAGAGAGTGTAGATTATTTAGTGCTTAAATTGAAAGAGGCATACATCTATACAAAGCTGGTACCTATCGTACAGGAAACCGCAGACTTAGTAAGAGAGGACAGCTTAAAGGCGATTGAGTACATCAAGGCTCAGATAGAAAACCTTGAGAGAGCTATCCCAGTAAGCAAAAACAAGGACGGGTATGACATTATCTCTAATGCTAAGGATAGATTGGATGATTATAAAAAGCGTTGTGAGGTTAAGGGGCTTATCGGGATTCCTACTGGAATTGATAAGCTGGACGAGCTTACAAATGGCTGGATGTGGGGAGAGGAGCTTGTAGTAATTACAGGGCGTACTAATATAGGTAAGACTTGGATTGGAGAATACTTTGCGGCAATGGCGTGGAAATTGGGGCATAAAATTCTCTTTTATTCTGGAGAGATGAGTAAGGAGATGGTAGGCTTTAGGTTTGATACTCTAAACAAGCATTTTTCTAATATGGGGCTCTTAAATGGAGCTCATACGCTGGGAGATAAGAGAGGCACAGACGGAGGAAAGTACTTACAAGCAGACTATGAGGACTATATCAATCTACTCTCTACTCAGAGCGGATTTATCGTAGTTACTCCCGATGATTTTGGGGGAAGAAAGCCGAACGCAGACGAGATAAAGAGTTTAGCGATCAAGCATAACGCCGATATGATTGTAGTAGACCAGCTCTCTCTTATGAGTGATAAAAGGCGGGCAGAGATAACAAGGATAGCGTATAGCAATATTGCAGAGGATTTATTCTTAGTATCGAAAGAGCTTAAAAAGCCAGTACTTTTAATGGCACAGGCGAACAGAGAGGCAGTTAAAAATCGTAAAAAGGGAGAGAGCCCAGAGCTACATGATCTGGCGGAAAGTGATGGGATAGGGCAGAATGCTACAAGGGTTATAGCCTTATCCGTGATAGCTGGAACACTTAAGCTCTCTATCAAAAAGAATAGGTACGGAATGAATAATAAAGAGGTACTAATGATATGGGATATTAACACGGGATACTTGGATCCGCTGATTAAAACGGAGGATAATCCAGAGGTAGCAGACGGGAAAGGAGGTACTAAAGATTATGGCTTTTAA
- a CDS encoding DNA replication protein DnaC yields the protein MKCFASNYCKMDRAHCSELCGAYRVLRALFNLSRMPEKYRYTIKLTPDGQDLKAFTALNDYKENVLQMVESGQGLYIWGGSTGTGKTSWACKIMSHYFRKITFNTGLENEGLFIFLPSFLEDLRNSYSDKEPDFERMLEMVNSCKLLIIDDIGAERVTEWVAERMVSIINRRSSNGLCTIYTSNLSPDQLKEKLGDRIASRVFGGSQIIEIKGGDRRLGV from the coding sequence ATGAAATGTTTTGCATCCAACTACTGTAAGATGGATAGAGCTCATTGTAGCGAGTTATGCGGGGCGTACAGGGTACTTAGGGCTTTATTTAATCTTAGTAGGATGCCAGAAAAGTATAGATACACAATAAAACTCACTCCAGATGGACAAGACTTAAAGGCGTTTACCGCTCTTAATGACTATAAGGAGAATGTACTCCAGATGGTAGAGAGCGGGCAAGGGCTTTATATCTGGGGAGGAAGTACGGGCACTGGGAAAACGAGCTGGGCGTGTAAGATAATGAGCCACTATTTTAGAAAAATCACTTTTAATACGGGGCTTGAAAATGAGGGGCTATTTATCTTTTTACCAAGTTTCTTAGAGGATCTTAGGAACAGTTACAGCGATAAGGAGCCCGACTTTGAGCGGATGCTTGAAATGGTAAATAGCTGTAAGCTCTTAATTATAGATGATATAGGGGCGGAGCGTGTAACAGAGTGGGTAGCGGAGCGTATGGTAAGTATTATAAACAGGCGATCATCTAACGGGCTGTGTACGATATATACAAGTAACTTATCTCCAGATCAGCTAAAGGAAAAGCTGGGAGATCGGATAGCGAGTAGGGTATTTGGAGGCTCTCAGATAATCGAAATTAAAGGCGGGGATAGGAGGTTAGGCGTATGA
- a CDS encoding MerR family DNA-binding transcriptional regulator, translated as MRVITIDADTKERVYTRKEVADIVGVSTQTIRLWEDAKVIPPSVRDENEYRYWKDEGLGAIKQYASLPAKERRRK; from the coding sequence GTGAGAGTAATTACGATTGATGCGGATACAAAAGAGCGAGTATATACGAGAAAAGAGGTAGCAGACATAGTAGGCGTATCTACTCAGACTATACGCCTCTGGGAAGATGCTAAGGTAATCCCGCCATCTGTAAGGGATGAAAACGAGTATAGATACTGGAAAGATGAGGGGCTTGGGGCAATTAAACAATACGCAAGTTTACCCGCTAAAGAGCGGAGAAGAAAATAA
- a CDS encoding ATP-dependent helicase, with product MIMVEKLEKGTYFEDAFRISFKYNYDTVAKVKELGQRRYLPDDKAWEIPAYELPNLVAKVGIHNITGKSDILDSLKTKEIEDKRKNTQERLEGIKPVVDFDFTTKPLPHQVEAFNYGINRNSLLIGDEQGLGKTKESIDICVARKKELIKTLIVCGVNSVKYNWEKEIRTHSKERCIVIDQKTMPQRVEAVNDWFRGAEFFAIINIESLRSKAIQDALYLGIKDGYIGAIIVDEIHKAKNGSSQQGKALRTLRSPVKIGLSGTPMNKAEDLWNILTWLGVEKRSFYSFRNAYCVLGGYGGYKVVGHKNLESLNAELNKVMIRRKKEEVLDLPPKIYSTEYVELSVTQQKLYRDIKNGIIADLENILATVNPLSCTLRLRQLTGGLFTEDNPKLERIKDMLDEEIIPNGYKAIIFSQWEQITSLYVEALKEYNPIYITGKVSPEERQKEVERFQTDPDCKIAIGTIGAMGTGLTLNKASYVFFVDKLWNSGENSQAEDRAHRIGTVGTVNIISMVAKGSIDEGVEEYLVENKDLFDRIVDGKGTKADIKTILNKLLQI from the coding sequence ATGATAATGGTAGAAAAATTAGAAAAAGGTACATATTTTGAGGATGCTTTTAGGATCTCATTTAAGTACAATTATGATACGGTAGCTAAGGTAAAGGAGTTAGGGCAGAGGAGATACCTCCCAGATGATAAAGCGTGGGAAATTCCAGCTTACGAGCTCCCTAATTTGGTAGCTAAGGTAGGTATACATAATATTACGGGAAAGAGCGACATTTTAGATTCCCTCAAAACTAAGGAGATAGAGGATAAAAGAAAAAATACTCAGGAGAGATTAGAGGGGATTAAGCCCGTAGTAGATTTTGACTTTACTACTAAGCCTCTCCCTCATCAAGTAGAGGCTTTTAATTATGGTATCAATAGAAATAGCCTCCTTATCGGCGATGAGCAGGGCTTAGGGAAAACAAAGGAGAGTATTGATATTTGTGTAGCACGGAAAAAGGAGCTTATCAAAACTCTCATCGTATGTGGGGTAAACTCTGTAAAATATAACTGGGAAAAGGAGATCCGTACTCACTCTAAGGAGAGATGTATAGTAATAGACCAGAAAACGATGCCTCAGAGAGTAGAGGCTGTAAATGATTGGTTTAGAGGGGCTGAGTTTTTTGCAATTATCAATATAGAAAGCCTAAGAAGTAAAGCGATACAGGATGCCCTTTACTTAGGGATTAAGGATGGCTACATTGGAGCGATTATTGTAGATGAGATCCACAAAGCGAAAAACGGAAGTAGCCAGCAGGGAAAAGCCTTGAGAACTCTTAGGAGCCCTGTAAAAATCGGATTATCTGGTACACCGATGAATAAAGCGGAGGATCTTTGGAATATTCTCACTTGGTTAGGAGTGGAGAAAAGGAGCTTTTATAGTTTCCGTAATGCTTACTGTGTATTGGGCGGATACGGAGGATACAAGGTAGTAGGGCATAAGAATTTAGAAAGCCTCAATGCTGAGTTAAATAAGGTTATGATCCGAAGAAAGAAAGAGGAAGTATTAGACCTCCCTCCTAAAATTTATTCTACCGAGTATGTGGAGCTCTCCGTAACTCAGCAAAAGCTGTATAGAGATATTAAAAATGGTATCATAGCTGATTTAGAAAATATCCTTGCTACCGTAAATCCTCTTAGCTGTACTCTTAGATTAAGACAGCTCACAGGAGGGCTCTTTACAGAGGATAATCCTAAGCTGGAGCGTATAAAGGATATGCTGGATGAGGAGATTATCCCGAACGGATACAAGGCTATTATCTTTAGTCAATGGGAACAGATAACCTCCCTCTATGTTGAGGCATTAAAAGAGTATAATCCTATCTATATCACAGGTAAGGTATCTCCAGAGGAACGCCAGAAAGAGGTAGAGCGTTTCCAGACGGATCCAGATTGTAAGATCGCTATCGGTACTATCGGAGCGATGGGTACAGGCTTAACACTTAATAAGGCATCTTATGTATTCTTTGTGGATAAACTCTGGAACTCTGGAGAAAACTCACAGGCGGAAGATAGAGCACATCGTATCGGTACGGTAGGCACTGTAAATATTATCTCTATGGTAGCAAAAGGCTCTATTGATGAGGGAGTGGAGGAGTACTTAGTGGAAAATAAAGATCTTTTTGATCGTATCGTAGACGGAAAAGGAACGAAAGCCGACATTAAAACGATACTTAACAAATTATTACAAATATGA
- a CDS encoding DUF2500 domain-containing protein, with protein sequence MFNIIQFIFPLMFLLILTLFVVTLVKAIGEWASNNQSPRLTVEALVVGRRAKVSGYSGGSGRRNSTAYYVTFEVASGDRMELRLSGSEYGMLAEGDRGQLSFQGTRYLGFERRIG encoded by the coding sequence ATGTTTAACATCATCCAGTTTATTTTTCCGCTGATGTTCCTATTGATATTGACGCTGTTTGTGGTAACGCTGGTCAAGGCGATCGGCGAATGGGCGAGCAATAATCAATCGCCCCGGTTGACGGTCGAGGCGCTGGTGGTGGGCAGGCGGGCGAAAGTATCGGGTTATAGCGGTGGAAGCGGCAGGAGAAATTCCACGGCATACTATGTAACCTTTGAGGTCGCCAGTGGTGACCGGATGGAGCTTAGGCTCAGCGGGTCGGAGTATGGCATGCTGGCCGAGGGCGATCGGGGGCAGTTGTCGTTTCAGGGTACTCGTTACTTAGGCTTTGAACGGCGGATTGGCTAA
- a CDS encoding ATP-binding protein — protein sequence MKNTLLAGESVHVEYKAEVASSETYMKTVVAFANTDGGRIVFGIADKNLKVIGINPDTIFKTMDTITNAISDSCEPKIYPNITLQTIKDKTVIVVEIFPGPMRPYYLKSKGLVKGTYIRVAGTSRPAEDYMLKELILEGQNRYFDSEPCQGLKVTAKDSKKLCREMKEMALKNTWNDRDRSAVRDVTQNTLLTWGILKEKNGKLIATNAYALLTGQLQTQPIIQCAVFKGKTRAYFVDRREYDGSIQNQVEAAFQYVLEKINMGMRINGVYRQDVYELPIGSVRELIANAVVHRSYLAPGNIQVAIFDDRLEITSPGMLLPTVSIKKMTEGYSKLRNPAIANAFAYMKIIEKWGTGIPRVFQECKEYDLPAPQILDFDGDFRVNMYRKSAHDMVQATTQATTQATTQATTQATTQATNLKENLILTKEDRNILKAVQHNPDFTQKEIAAKLGWTLDRVKYYLNKMKKLGIIKRVGSSQKGYWEVLIKNNGKRITEV from the coding sequence ATGAAAAATACATTACTTGCCGGCGAATCTGTTCATGTGGAATATAAGGCAGAGGTTGCGTCAAGTGAAACTTATATGAAAACAGTTGTTGCCTTTGCCAATACGGATGGAGGGCGTATTGTTTTTGGTATTGCTGATAAAAATCTGAAAGTTATCGGTATAAATCCAGATACGATTTTTAAGACAATGGATACCATTACCAATGCTATATCAGACAGCTGTGAGCCTAAAATTTACCCCAATATTACATTACAGACAATAAAGGATAAGACTGTAATTGTGGTAGAAATTTTTCCAGGGCCGATGCGGCCGTACTACTTGAAATCAAAGGGCTTAGTTAAAGGAACATATATTCGAGTAGCGGGCACATCCAGGCCTGCAGAAGATTATATGTTAAAGGAGTTGATTTTAGAAGGACAAAATCGATACTTTGACAGTGAGCCTTGCCAGGGTCTGAAAGTAACGGCAAAAGATAGCAAAAAGTTATGTCGTGAAATGAAAGAAATGGCTTTAAAAAATACTTGGAATGACAGAGACAGGTCTGCTGTTCGAGATGTGACACAAAACACGCTGTTAACATGGGGAATTTTGAAAGAAAAAAATGGAAAGCTTATTGCTACGAATGCGTATGCTTTGCTGACTGGGCAGCTTCAGACACAGCCAATTATTCAGTGTGCAGTTTTTAAAGGTAAGACTCGCGCATATTTTGTTGATCGCAGGGAATATGATGGTTCTATTCAAAATCAGGTGGAAGCAGCATTTCAATATGTACTTGAAAAAATCAATATGGGAATGAGGATAAATGGAGTTTATAGGCAAGATGTTTATGAATTACCGATTGGCAGTGTGCGGGAGTTAATAGCAAATGCCGTTGTTCATCGCAGTTACTTAGCACCCGGAAATATTCAGGTGGCAATATTTGATGATCGGTTGGAGATTACTTCTCCGGGAATGCTTTTGCCGACAGTTTCAATTAAAAAAATGACAGAGGGCTATTCTAAACTGCGTAATCCTGCGATTGCCAATGCTTTTGCTTATATGAAAATTATTGAAAAATGGGGCACTGGTATTCCCAGAGTTTTTCAAGAATGTAAAGAATATGACTTGCCAGCACCTCAGATACTTGATTTTGACGGAGATTTCCGGGTAAATATGTATCGAAAATCGGCACATGATATGGTTCAAGCTACTACCCAAGCTACTACCCAAGCTACTACCCAAGCTACTACCCAAGCTACTACCCAAGCTACTAATCTCAAAGAGAATTTGATTTTGACAAAAGAAGATCGGAATATTTTAAAAGCAGTGCAACATAATCCTGACTTTACCCAAAAAGAGATTGCTGCAAAATTGGGCTGGACGCTTGACCGAGTGAAATATTATTTAAATAAAATGAAGAAATTGGGCATTATCAAGCGGGTAGGCAGCAGTCAAAAGGGGTATTGGGAAGTGCTGATAAAAAATAACGGAAAAAGGATAACAGAAGTTTAA
- a CDS encoding flavin oxidoreductase, whose protein sequence is MRKDFGQKTWLYPMPVLIVAAYDEEGKANAMNAAWGGIYDTNQVILCLSDGHKTTKNIRAKKAFTVNIADAAHVVAADYVGLVSGNTVSDKLEKAGFHVLRSEYVNAPVISDLPMALECNLVRFTEEGNIIGEIVNVSVAEAALNKDGQPDPAELRAITYDPVSHQYLVLGESVGTAFKDGEALK, encoded by the coding sequence ATGAGAAAAGATTTCGGACAGAAAACTTGGTTGTACCCGATGCCGGTACTGATTGTAGCGGCCTATGATGAAGAAGGCAAAGCGAATGCGATGAATGCTGCTTGGGGCGGGATTTATGATACTAATCAGGTGATTCTTTGCCTGAGCGACGGACATAAGACAACGAAAAATATCAGGGCAAAAAAAGCCTTTACGGTCAATATTGCGGATGCCGCGCATGTTGTGGCGGCGGATTATGTCGGCCTTGTTTCCGGCAACACGGTTTCCGATAAGCTGGAAAAAGCCGGTTTTCATGTGCTGCGCAGCGAATATGTCAATGCGCCGGTAATCAGCGATTTGCCGATGGCGCTGGAGTGTAATCTGGTCAGATTTACCGAGGAGGGAAATATCATCGGTGAGATCGTCAATGTCAGCGTTGCGGAAGCGGCTTTAAATAAAGATGGACAGCCGGATCCAGCCGAGCTTCGGGCGATTACCTATGACCCGGTCAGCCATCAATATCTGGTACTGGGTGAGTCGGTGGGAACGGCCTTTAAGGATGGCGAAGCGCTGAAATAG
- a CDS encoding ABC transporter ATP-binding protein — protein sequence MNKYLQKRFLLSEEGTENMKKGILFSVLMNISFLLPMALVYFFVKETISIYISKTQNAYTIWLYLLLAPLILAAIYWASLMQYDSVYTSTYTETAKKRIALAEHIRRLPLSFFGKRDLADLTATIMTDIEKLEHAYSHSVPQFYGTILSSSLIALALAAVNWKMALALFLPFPLALLMIHLARKKKVQQETSHNEKKLKVTEAIQEILENVPDIKAFGRKERTLTQLGERLNAEEKQHIRTEMYNPLLIAPISSFLRLGVLASILVGFYEHISGRLPLADYLTMVLAAAIFYTPMDACLSFIVEFMYVQVPADRMNEIFCTPLLSGAEAEISRADIELENVSFAYEDQAVIHDVSFRVAQGETTALVGPSGCGKSTLARLMLRFWDVSSGKITLGGKDIREIEPESLLKNYSVVFQDVVLFHNSILENIRIGRKNASDEEVIAAAKIAQVDEFAAKLPQGYNTMIGENGVLLSGGERQRISIARAILKDAPVIVLDESTASMDADNETRLQKALSELIKNKTVLIIAHRLRTVEKADKIIVLDKGQVVESGRADELLARRGAFYRLWQLQQGGNK from the coding sequence ATGAATAAATATCTGCAAAAAAGATTTTTGCTTTCCGAAGAAGGTACGGAAAATATGAAAAAGGGAATCTTATTCAGCGTGCTGATGAATATTTCCTTCCTTTTGCCGATGGCGCTGGTTTATTTTTTTGTCAAAGAAACCATCAGTATATATATAAGTAAAACTCAAAATGCGTATACGATTTGGCTGTATTTGCTGCTGGCGCCGCTGATTCTGGCAGCGATTTATTGGGCGAGCCTTATGCAGTATGACAGCGTGTATACCAGTACCTATACCGAGACGGCGAAGAAACGGATTGCTTTGGCTGAGCATATCAGGAGGCTGCCGCTGTCCTTTTTTGGCAAGCGTGATTTGGCTGATTTGACAGCCACGATTATGACCGATATTGAAAAACTGGAACATGCCTATTCTCATTCGGTGCCGCAGTTTTACGGGACAATTTTATCCAGCAGTTTGATTGCGCTGGCGCTGGCGGCGGTTAACTGGAAAATGGCATTGGCTTTGTTTCTGCCTTTTCCGCTGGCACTGTTGATGATTCATTTGGCTCGGAAAAAGAAAGTGCAGCAGGAAACCAGCCACAATGAAAAGAAATTAAAGGTAACGGAAGCAATTCAGGAAATTTTGGAAAATGTGCCGGATATTAAAGCCTTTGGTCGGAAGGAAAGGACTTTGACACAATTGGGCGAACGGCTGAATGCCGAGGAAAAGCAGCATATTCGGACGGAAATGTACAATCCCTTATTGATTGCGCCAATCAGTTCTTTTTTACGGCTGGGCGTGCTGGCTTCGATTTTGGTGGGATTTTATGAGCATATTTCCGGCCGGTTGCCACTGGCTGATTATTTGACCATGGTTTTGGCGGCGGCGATTTTTTATACGCCGATGGACGCTTGTTTGAGCTTTATTGTAGAATTTATGTATGTGCAGGTGCCGGCCGACAGAATGAATGAAATTTTTTGCACGCCGCTTCTGTCAGGAGCAGAAGCGGAAATCAGCCGGGCGGATATTGAACTTGAAAATGTCAGCTTTGCGTATGAGGATCAGGCGGTGATTCATGACGTCAGCTTTCGGGTGGCGCAGGGAGAAACAACGGCGCTGGTCGGGCCATCCGGCTGCGGGAAAAGCACTTTAGCCCGGCTGATGCTGCGTTTTTGGGATGTTTCTTCGGGTAAAATTACCTTGGGCGGGAAAGATATCAGGGAAATTGAGCCGGAAAGTTTGTTAAAAAATTATTCGGTAGTTTTTCAGGACGTGGTTTTGTTCCATAACAGCATTTTGGAAAATATTCGGATTGGCCGGAAAAATGCCAGTGATGAGGAAGTCATTGCTGCTGCCAAAATTGCGCAGGTAGACGAGTTTGCTGCCAAGCTCCCGCAGGGCTATAATACTATGATTGGTGAAAACGGCGTGCTGCTTTCCGGTGGGGAGCGACAGCGGATTTCCATTGCCAGAGCTATTTTAAAGGACGCACCGGTCATCGTTTTAGATGAATCAACCGCCAGTATGGATGCCGATAATGAAACCCGGCTGCAAAAAGCCTTGTCTGAATTGATTAAGAATAAAACGGTTTTAATTATTGCCCATCGCCTGCGGACAGTTGAAAAAGCCGACAAGATTATTGTGCTGGATAAAGGCCAAGTTGTGGAAAGCGGCCGAGCGGATGAACTGCTGGCCAGGCGCGGCGCTTTTTACCGGCTCTGGCAGCTTCAGCAGGGCGGAAACAAATAA
- a CDS encoding ABC transporter ATP-binding protein: MEKKAKKTGIRQVVRRFGGGREAFYYITLAASALSGVLIVLPYYFIWKLAGEIILRYESLTPEAIRKYALLIFVTQIIVILSGVLANICSHLLAFRVEKNIRRQAIAHFLELPIGFFENEDSGRLRRLIDDNASNTHSFLAHVFPDIMAAMVAPLALLALIIMIDWRFGLLCILGIGAAMFFMQTLMGEEAKNYMADYMASSEALSVNGVEFIRGIPVVKVFNQTVESFQRFYQTIMNYDQKAKFFVNYCKKPMLRYTLSLFAPTLLTVLLAIGLIGGAENPRQLFVNALFYVMTSLLLHNLLMKFATVSEAQGMYQVTFQKLDELFAQAKMPVLTGERRAEEGIVLEGVTFTYPGKPQPAVKDFSFHFAPNKSYALVGASGSGKSTLLRLMARFYDTDSGSIRIDGTPVTALPEEELLSRFAIVFQESHLLKTSLRENITMGGSFSDEEIHQALRLSAAEDILARMPEGLDTKIGSEGTYVSGGEAQRLALARAFLRQAPILLLDEATAFADPENEHKIQAALQKLKAGKATIMVAHRLNTVQEADQILVMQAGSLIACGSHDELMKNCSYYQNLYQEYQRSIEWRVSNE, translated from the coding sequence ATGGAGAAAAAAGCAAAGAAAACAGGAATCCGGCAGGTCGTCCGCCGGTTTGGCGGCGGCAGAGAAGCGTTTTATTATATTACGCTGGCGGCCTCGGCCTTAAGCGGCGTGCTGATTGTGCTGCCGTATTATTTTATCTGGAAACTGGCGGGGGAGATTATTTTACGCTATGAAAGTCTGACGCCGGAAGCTATAAGAAAATATGCCTTGTTGATTTTTGTTACGCAAATTATAGTTATTTTGTCAGGAGTTTTAGCAAATATTTGTTCTCATTTGTTGGCTTTCCGGGTGGAAAAAAATATTCGGCGTCAGGCGATTGCCCATTTTTTGGAATTGCCGATCGGTTTTTTTGAAAACGAGGACAGCGGCCGGCTTCGCCGCTTAATTGATGACAATGCATCCAATACGCATAGCTTTTTGGCTCATGTTTTCCCGGATATTATGGCGGCGATGGTTGCACCTTTGGCGCTTTTAGCCCTAATCATTATGATTGACTGGCGCTTCGGTTTGCTTTGTATTTTGGGAATCGGCGCAGCGATGTTCTTTATGCAGACGCTGATGGGCGAAGAAGCCAAAAATTATATGGCCGACTATATGGCGTCCAGTGAAGCACTCAGTGTCAACGGTGTCGAGTTCATCCGTGGAATTCCGGTGGTCAAGGTTTTTAATCAAACGGTGGAAAGTTTTCAGCGTTTTTACCAGACTATTATGAATTATGATCAAAAGGCCAAGTTTTTTGTAAATTACTGCAAAAAACCAATGCTGCGCTATACCTTGTCCTTATTTGCGCCGACACTTTTAACGGTGCTGCTGGCGATAGGGCTGATTGGCGGAGCGGAAAATCCTCGTCAACTTTTTGTCAATGCACTTTTTTATGTGATGACTTCCTTGCTGCTGCATAATTTGCTGATGAAGTTTGCCACGGTTTCCGAAGCACAGGGTATGTATCAGGTTACCTTTCAAAAGCTGGACGAACTGTTTGCCCAAGCCAAAATGCCGGTGCTGACAGGGGAGCGCCGGGCCGAGGAGGGAATTGTGCTGGAAGGGGTGACATTTACTTATCCGGGAAAGCCGCAGCCGGCGGTCAAAGATTTCAGTTTTCATTTTGCGCCGAATAAAAGCTATGCGCTGGTCGGTGCCAGCGGGTCAGGCAAGTCAACTCTGCTTCGGCTGATGGCCAGATTTTATGACACGGACAGCGGCAGCATTCGGATTGACGGTACTCCGGTAACGGCTCTGCCAGAAGAAGAACTTCTTAGCCGGTTTGCGATTGTCTTTCAGGAAAGTCATTTATTAAAGACCAGTCTGCGCGAAAATATCACAATGGGTGGCTCTTTTTCTGATGAGGAGATTCATCAGGCGCTGCGGCTTTCGGCGGCAGAGGACATTTTGGCTCGGATGCCGGAGGGGCTGGATACCAAGATTGGCAGCGAAGGCACCTATGTTTCGGGCGGAGAAGCGCAAAGGCTGGCGCTGGCCCGGGCTTTTTTGCGGCAGGCCCCCATTTTGCTGCTGGACGAGGCAACGGCTTTTGCCGATCCGGAAAATGAGCATAAAATTCAGGCGGCACTGCAAAAACTAAAGGCGGGCAAGGCCACGATTATGGTGGCGCACCGTTTAAATACCGTGCAGGAGGCCGATCAGATATTGGTTATGCAGGCCGGCAGTCTGATTGCCTGCGGCAGTCATGACGAGCTGATGAAAAACTGTTCTTATTATCAGAATTTATATCAGGAATACCAAAGAAGCATAGAATGGAGGGTAAGCAATGAATAA
- a CDS encoding N-acetyltransferase: MNQSNELLKPIETSALLLRPFRMSDLNDFYEYAKRPEIGPNAGWRPHPNKVHSAKILRSFLKAGDVYAIVLKEEAKVIGSIGLHANSVPEPFAKDYPGQRLREIGYVLSSDYWNKGYMTQALSAVIYYACQTLKLDGLFISHNEENIRSKRVIEKCGFHLVGSYQKELVFLDGRIVTSRFYTLFFDHNWKPASDPQYDEISIW, translated from the coding sequence ATGAACCAGAGCAACGAACTTTTAAAACCGATTGAAACCTCAGCCTTGCTGCTGCGGCCCTTTCGGATGAGTGATTTAAATGATTTTTATGAATATGCCAAGCGTCCTGAAATCGGCCCGAATGCCGGCTGGCGGCCGCACCCGAATAAAGTTCATTCCGCTAAGATTTTGCGCTCTTTTTTAAAGGCAGGCGACGTTTACGCCATTGTCCTGAAAGAGGAAGCCAAAGTAATCGGCAGCATCGGCCTGCACGCGAACTCGGTGCCGGAGCCGTTTGCCAAAGATTATCCCGGTCAGCGCCTGCGGGAAATCGGTTATGTCTTAAGTTCCGATTATTGGAACAAGGGTTATATGACGCAAGCACTTTCGGCGGTGATTTATTATGCCTGCCAAACTCTAAAATTGGACGGACTTTTTATCAGCCATAATGAAGAAAACATTCGGTCAAAGCGGGTCATTGAAAAATGCGGTTTTCACCTTGTCGGCTCCTATCAAAAAGAATTGGTCTTTTTAGACGGCCGAATCGTAACCAGCCGCTTTTATACCCTCTTCTTTGACCACAACTGGAAACCCGCGTCCGATCCTCAATACGATGAGATCTCCATTTGGTAA